From a region of the Synechococcus sp. PCC 7502 genome:
- a CDS encoding 2Fe-2S iron-sulfur cluster-binding protein, protein MAIYKVRLIDEADGLDETIEVDEDEFILDVAEAENIKLPFSCRAGTCSTCTGRLLEGDIKESGGNPDMFFNKAQREAGFRLLCIGCPTSDCTVLIHQEPNISKF, encoded by the coding sequence ATGGCAATTTATAAAGTTAGACTGATTGACGAAGCCGATGGACTAGATGAAACTATTGAAGTGGATGAAGATGAATTTATTCTTGATGTGGCAGAAGCAGAAAATATTAAGTTACCCTTTAGTTGTCGGGCGGGAACCTGCTCAACCTGCACAGGTAGGTTATTAGAAGGGGATATTAAAGAATCTGGCGGTAATCCCGATATGTTTTTTAATAAGGCACAACGGGAGGCAGGATTTAGACTTTTATGTATTGGCTGTCCCACTTCTGACTGTACAGTATTGATTCATCAAGAACCTAATATTTCTAAATTTTAG